One genomic region from Geotrypetes seraphini chromosome 13, aGeoSer1.1, whole genome shotgun sequence encodes:
- the HSD11B1 gene encoding corticosteroid 11-beta-dehydrogenase isozyme 1, with protein MALLSRKLLIPLLGLVLALYFYSGGDEFKPELLKGKRIIVTGASSGIGEQMAYHLAQMGSHVLITARREEKLKKVVAKCLELGAPSAHYIAGSMDDMVFAKSVVKKAEKLFGGLDMLILNHMGDSYYNFFNGKVDHVRKLMEINYLSFVTMTVEAFPMLKSTNGSIVVVSSIAGKIGQAFVVPYSATKFALDGFFSSLRQEFILKNVNISITLCILSLINTDTAVNAVGDVLRMPAAPQEECALEIIKGGALRLREVYYKYELTKIPILFRDWVPELLDSIMRSGFIVENLKNDSSLFS; from the exons AGCTGCTGAAAGGGAAGCGGATCATTGTCACTGGTGCCAGCTCTGGAATTGGTGAGCAGATGGCATATCACCTGGCCCAGATGGGCTCCCATGTTCTGATAACAGCACGAAGAGAGGAAAAGCTTAAAAAG GTCGTGGCAAAGTGTTTAGAGCTGGGAGCTCCATCCGCTCACTATATCGCAGGAAGCATGGATGACATGGTCTTTGCCAAGAGTGTGGTGAAAAAGGCTGAAAAGCTATTCG GTGGTCTGGACATGCTGATCCTCAACCACATGGGAGATTCTTACTACAATTTCTTTAATGGAAAGGTTGACCACGTACGGAAGCTCATGGAGATTAATTATCTCAGCTTTGTGACCATGACAGTAGAGGCTTTTCCCATGTTGAAGAGCACCAATGGGAGCATCGTTGTGGTCTCTTCAATTGCAG GGAAAATTGGTCAAGCATTTGTCGTTCCGTACTCTGCAACTAAGTTTGCCCTAGATGGATTTTTCAGCTCCTTGAGGCAGGAATTTATCCTGAAGAATGTCAATATCTCCATAACATTATGCATTCTCAGCTTAATCAATACAG ACACAGCTGTGAATGCTGTGGGGGATGTGCTCCGTATGCCAGCAGCACCCCAGGAGGAGTGCGCTCTAGAGATCATCAAAGGAGGAGCCCTTCGCCTTCGGGAGGTTTACTACAAGTATGAGTTGACTAAAATCCCGATCTTGTTTCGTGACTGGGTTCCAGAGCTCCTGGACTCAATAATGAGGAGCGGTTTCATTGTGGAAAACCTCAAAAATGATAGCAGCTTATTTTCATAA